One genomic region from Nymphaea colorata isolate Beijing-Zhang1983 chromosome 10, ASM883128v2, whole genome shotgun sequence encodes:
- the LOC116263340 gene encoding uncharacterized protein LOC116263340 isoform X2, whose product MLASYSFGVGAVRHSPPVRRRPYQSTSPQRPFPFSDPRPPSSLSLFFRPSLRTEMPPLPSCRAARSYSDLTRGDDWTLIWLILRNALVVLVFASSLAVLRLLFSVVPSNFGSRWEALVREEATCADAWDVPPYVWQAVVASEDRRFFQHRGVDPRGIARAVFSLATNGGGSTITQQLVKNVLLRSECRWARKVVEGLVSLCLEKKMSKWQILSAYLRKIYWGHGVYGINSASAFYFGKRPTSLSLGESALLAGIIPSPEILSPFKDLSRSQARALRRMVEAGYLDVETALWVIKQPIYLHNDEPNQGTVKVANEQLTWKDVWDWEKESSMWEVKEQMETWVQKRREHMSRICTVGNGLESLFKLVNLSK is encoded by the exons ATGCTGGCATCATATTCGTTCGGCGTCGGCGCCGTCCGGCATTCTCCTCCTGTCCGTCGCCGTCCTTACCAGTCAACCTCTCCTCAACGTCCCTTCCCTTTCAGCGATCCCCGACCACCTTCTTCCTTGTCCCTCTTCTTCCGTCCATCATTGCGAACGGAGATGCCGCCGCTCCCCAGCTGCCGAGCAGCGAGATCCTACTCCGATTTGACGCGTGGGGATGATTGGACTTTGATCTGGCTGATCCTTAGAAACGCCCTCGTCGTCCTCGTGTTCGCCTCTTCTCTGGCCGTCCTTCGCCTTCTTTTCTCCGTCGTTCCCTCCAATTTCGGGAGCCGATGGGAGGCCCTGGTTCGGGAGGAGGCGACGTGCGCTGACGCCTGGGACGTCCCTCCGTACGTTTGGCAGGCGGTGGTGGCATCAGAGGACCGCCGGTTTTTCCAGCATCGGGGCGTCGACCCGAGGGGGATTGCGCGCGCCGTGTTCTCGCTCGCGACGAACGGAGGCGGCAGCACCATCACCCAACAG CTCGTGAAGAATGTACTCCTGCGAAGCGAGTGCAGATGGGCGAGAAAAGTTGTGGAAGGACTGGTTTCTCTttgtttggaaaagaaaatgtcaaagtGGCAAATCCTATCGGCTTACTTGAGGAAG ATATATTGGGGGCATGGGGTGTATGGAATTAATTCAGCGTCTGCCTTTTACTTTGGGAAGCGCCCAACTTCACTCAGTTTGGGTGAGTCTGCTCTTTTGGCTGGCATCATACCTTCGCCTGAAATTCTGTCACCTTTTAAAGACCTGAGCAG ATCTCAGGCTAGAGCATTGAGAAGAATGGTGGAAGCAGGTTATCTTGATGTGGAGACAGCACTATGGGTTATTAAGCAACCTATTTATCTTCACAATGATGAACCAAATCAG GGAACTGTAAAAGTGGCAAATGAACAACTTACATGGAAGGATGTTTGGGATTGGGAGAAGGAAAGCAGCATGTGGGAAGTAAAAGAGCAAATGGAAACATGGGTGCAGAAACGTCGGGAGCACATGAGCAGAATTTGTACTGTGGGAAATGGATTAGAGTCTCTGTTCAAATTGGTTAACTTATCTAAGTGA
- the LOC116263340 gene encoding uncharacterized protein LOC116263340 isoform X1: MLASYSFGVGAVRHSPPVRRRPYQSTSPQRPFPFSDPRPPSSLSLFFRPSLRTEMPPLPSCRAARSYSDLTRGDDWTLIWLILRNALVVLVFASSLAVLRLLFSVVPSNFGSRWEALVREEATCADAWDVPPYVWQAVVASEDRRFFQHRGVDPRGIARAVFSLATNGGGSTITQQLVKNVLLRSECRWARKVVEGLVSLCLEKKMSKWQILSAYLRKIYWGHGVYGINSASAFYFGKRPTSLSLGESALLAGIIPSPEILSPFKDLSRGKRSQARALRRMVEAGYLDVETALWVIKQPIYLHNDEPNQGTVKVANEQLTWKDVWDWEKESSMWEVKEQMETWVQKRREHMSRICTVGNGLESLFKLVNLSK; encoded by the exons ATGCTGGCATCATATTCGTTCGGCGTCGGCGCCGTCCGGCATTCTCCTCCTGTCCGTCGCCGTCCTTACCAGTCAACCTCTCCTCAACGTCCCTTCCCTTTCAGCGATCCCCGACCACCTTCTTCCTTGTCCCTCTTCTTCCGTCCATCATTGCGAACGGAGATGCCGCCGCTCCCCAGCTGCCGAGCAGCGAGATCCTACTCCGATTTGACGCGTGGGGATGATTGGACTTTGATCTGGCTGATCCTTAGAAACGCCCTCGTCGTCCTCGTGTTCGCCTCTTCTCTGGCCGTCCTTCGCCTTCTTTTCTCCGTCGTTCCCTCCAATTTCGGGAGCCGATGGGAGGCCCTGGTTCGGGAGGAGGCGACGTGCGCTGACGCCTGGGACGTCCCTCCGTACGTTTGGCAGGCGGTGGTGGCATCAGAGGACCGCCGGTTTTTCCAGCATCGGGGCGTCGACCCGAGGGGGATTGCGCGCGCCGTGTTCTCGCTCGCGACGAACGGAGGCGGCAGCACCATCACCCAACAG CTCGTGAAGAATGTACTCCTGCGAAGCGAGTGCAGATGGGCGAGAAAAGTTGTGGAAGGACTGGTTTCTCTttgtttggaaaagaaaatgtcaaagtGGCAAATCCTATCGGCTTACTTGAGGAAG ATATATTGGGGGCATGGGGTGTATGGAATTAATTCAGCGTCTGCCTTTTACTTTGGGAAGCGCCCAACTTCACTCAGTTTGGGTGAGTCTGCTCTTTTGGCTGGCATCATACCTTCGCCTGAAATTCTGTCACCTTTTAAAGACCTGAGCAG agGGAAAAGATCTCAGGCTAGAGCATTGAGAAGAATGGTGGAAGCAGGTTATCTTGATGTGGAGACAGCACTATGGGTTATTAAGCAACCTATTTATCTTCACAATGATGAACCAAATCAG GGAACTGTAAAAGTGGCAAATGAACAACTTACATGGAAGGATGTTTGGGATTGGGAGAAGGAAAGCAGCATGTGGGAAGTAAAAGAGCAAATGGAAACATGGGTGCAGAAACGTCGGGAGCACATGAGCAGAATTTGTACTGTGGGAAATGGATTAGAGTCTCTGTTCAAATTGGTTAACTTATCTAAGTGA